In the Hyphomonadaceae bacterium BL14 genome, one interval contains:
- the cmk gene encoding (d)CMP kinase yields the protein MIIAVDGPLASGKGTIARALAAHFGLPHLDTGTLYRAVAVAVADAGAQPEDAAAAEAAARALDFNAIDETRIRTAGAGVSASIVSAHPGVRAALLDLQRTFADKPGGAVLDGRDIGTVIAPHAHVKLFVTASADVRAGRRHAELINRGEQIGFDQVLDQLRQRDARDASRADAPMMKADDAVELDTSELTQDEAIRAAIVIVEARRAG from the coding sequence ATGATCATCGCTGTCGACGGGCCGCTGGCCTCGGGCAAAGGCACCATTGCCCGCGCCTTGGCGGCCCATTTCGGTTTGCCTCATCTGGACACCGGCACGCTCTACCGCGCGGTGGCGGTGGCCGTCGCCGATGCGGGCGCCCAGCCTGAGGACGCCGCCGCCGCCGAAGCCGCGGCGCGCGCGCTGGACTTCAACGCCATTGACGAGACCCGCATCCGCACCGCCGGGGCGGGGGTCAGCGCCAGCATTGTGTCAGCCCATCCTGGCGTGCGCGCGGCGCTTCTGGACCTTCAACGCACGTTCGCAGACAAGCCCGGCGGCGCGGTGCTGGACGGGCGCGATATCGGCACGGTGATCGCGCCGCATGCCCATGTGAAACTCTTCGTCACCGCCAGCGCCGATGTGCGCGCCGGCCGGCGCCATGCCGAGCTCATCAATCGCGGCGAGCAGATCGGCTTTGATCAGGTGCTTGATCAGTTGCGCCAGCGCGACGCGCGCGACGCCAGCCGCGCTGATGCCCCGATGATGAAAGCCGATGACGCGGTCGAACTGGACACCAGCGAGCTCACCCAGGACGAAGCCATCCGCGCGGCAATCGTGATTGTGGAGGCGCGGCGGGCGGGGTGA
- a CDS encoding YebC/PmpR family DNA-binding transcriptional regulator: MAGHSKWANIQHRKGRQDKARAKLFTKLSKEITIASKMGGADPDMNPRLRLAVANAKGQSMPKDNIERAIKKGQGGDVEEYFEIRYEGFGPGGIGLIVEAATDNRNRAASEVRSAFSRNGGNLGETGSVSFMFDQLGEIRFPASVAGEDAMLEAAIEAGAEDVTQEDVTDDDGEPGREHVILCAREDLAEVSAALQASFGEAKSANIIWKPQNLIEVDGEKADTLMKLMEALEDLDDVSEVFANFDISDAEMDKLAS, from the coding sequence ATGGCCGGCCACTCCAAATGGGCCAATATCCAGCACCGCAAAGGCCGCCAGGACAAGGCCCGCGCCAAGCTGTTCACCAAGCTGTCCAAGGAAATCACCATCGCCTCGAAAATGGGCGGGGCCGATCCGGACATGAACCCGCGCCTGCGTCTGGCTGTGGCCAACGCCAAGGGCCAGTCCATGCCTAAGGATAATATCGAGCGGGCAATCAAAAAGGGCCAGGGCGGCGACGTCGAGGAGTATTTCGAAATCCGCTATGAGGGCTTCGGCCCTGGCGGGATCGGCCTCATCGTCGAGGCCGCCACCGACAACCGCAACCGCGCGGCCTCGGAAGTGCGCTCGGCGTTTTCGCGCAATGGCGGCAATCTGGGTGAAACCGGCTCGGTGTCCTTCATGTTCGACCAGCTGGGCGAGATCCGCTTCCCGGCTTCGGTGGCCGGCGAGGACGCCATGCTGGAGGCCGCGATCGAGGCCGGCGCCGAGGACGTGACCCAGGAAGACGTCACCGATGATGACGGCGAGCCGGGGCGCGAGCACGTTATTCTGTGCGCCCGCGAGGATCTGGCCGAAGTCTCGGCCGCGCTGCAGGCAAGCTTCGGCGAAGCCAAATCGGCCAATATCATCTGGAAGCCGCAAAACCTCATCGAAGTCGATGGCGAAAAGGCTGACACCCTGATGAAGCTCATGGAAGCGCTGGAAGACCTCGACGATGTGAGCGAAGTGTTTGCCAATTTCGATATTTCCGATGCGGAGATGGACAAGCTCGCCTCCTGA
- the kdsB gene encoding 3-deoxy-manno-octulosonate cytidylyltransferase encodes MSVIAVIPARYGSTRFPGKPLHAIAGVPMVERVRRLADAAGSVDRVLVATDDERIADSVHGFGGEAVMTPEACRNGTERAYEAVKAFARPDDVIVNLQGDAPLTPPWVIEAAAAAMAAEPGLQLATPAVALSDGAYDKLAEAKARGEVGGTSVVFDHAMNALYFSKAIIPFRRHRDAARIYKHIGLYAYRFAALEKLVALEPGPLELAESLEQLRALENGIPIRVVLTDYRGRTPWSVDSPRDAEIAAQIIAAEGEIV; translated from the coding sequence ATGTCCGTCATCGCCGTCATCCCCGCCCGCTACGGCTCGACCCGGTTTCCCGGCAAGCCGCTCCACGCGATTGCTGGCGTTCCCATGGTGGAGCGGGTGCGGCGGCTGGCTGACGCGGCTGGATCCGTGGACCGGGTGCTGGTTGCGACCGATGATGAGCGTATCGCCGACTCAGTCCACGGGTTCGGCGGCGAAGCGGTGATGACGCCCGAAGCCTGCCGCAATGGCACCGAGCGCGCCTATGAGGCGGTGAAGGCCTTCGCCAGGCCCGACGATGTGATTGTGAACCTTCAGGGTGATGCGCCACTGACCCCGCCCTGGGTGATCGAGGCGGCCGCTGCTGCCATGGCGGCGGAGCCCGGCCTTCAACTCGCCACGCCCGCCGTGGCGCTCAGCGATGGGGCGTATGACAAGCTCGCCGAGGCCAAGGCGCGCGGCGAGGTTGGCGGCACCAGTGTGGTGTTCGATCACGCCATGAATGCATTGTATTTCTCCAAGGCCATCATCCCCTTCCGGCGCCACCGCGACGCGGCGCGGATCTACAAGCATATCGGATTGTATGCCTATCGGTTCGCCGCACTGGAAAAACTGGTGGCGCTGGAGCCCGGCCCGCTGGAGCTGGCCGAGAGCCTGGAGCAGCTGCGCGCGCTGGAGAACGGGATTCCGATCCGCGTGGTGCTTACCGATTATCGTGGACGCACGCCCTGGTCCGTGGACTCGCCGCGCGACGCCGAGATCGCGGCGCAGATCATCGCGGCTGAAGGCGAGATCGTGTGA
- a CDS encoding histidine phosphatase family protein, which produces MRLILARHGNTFDAGETPVWVGAREDLPLTARGKDQSRAVGAALRSSAILPARIIAGPLKRTREGAALAAKACGFSGEVEIDTRLREIDYGTWGGRSDADIAAEWGADAIDAWRERSIVPDGAGWSPDPETLQSHARHVLDAIGHDPRGDVLVISSNGVLRYFHRMIAGALAPPEDAKVKTGHMGVARLTAGVWQLEFWNLAPQDAREALLS; this is translated from the coding sequence ATGCGGCTCATTCTTGCCCGGCATGGCAATACGTTTGACGCGGGCGAGACGCCGGTCTGGGTCGGCGCACGCGAAGACCTGCCGCTGACCGCCAGGGGCAAGGACCAGTCGCGCGCCGTCGGAGCGGCGCTGAGATCATCAGCGATTCTCCCGGCGCGGATTATCGCAGGCCCGCTCAAGCGTACCCGGGAGGGGGCGGCGCTGGCCGCGAAGGCGTGCGGGTTCTCTGGCGAGGTGGAGATCGACACCCGTCTCAGGGAAATCGACTACGGAACCTGGGGCGGGCGCAGCGATGCGGACATTGCCGCCGAGTGGGGCGCCGATGCCATCGACGCCTGGCGCGAGCGCAGCATCGTCCCCGATGGCGCAGGCTGGTCGCCAGACCCGGAGACACTTCAGTCCCATGCGCGCCACGTGCTGGACGCCATCGGTCACGATCCGCGCGGCGATGTTCTCGTGATCAGCTCCAATGGCGTGTTGCGCTATTTCCACCGCATGATCGCGGGCGCGCTTGCGCCGCCGGAGGACGCCAAGGTGAAGACCGGCCATATGGGCGTGGCGCGGCTGACCGCCGGGGTCTGGCAGCTTGAGTTCTGGAATCTCGCGCCGCAAGACGCGCGCGAGGCGCTACTGTCATGA
- a CDS encoding MBL fold metallo-hydrolase, with amino-acid sequence MIQRTLFAAAALCLAPVAAAQDGPAVDTTDLGNGIYMLSTGVAGNVAVSVGADGVWMIDTQMAPIAPALDAAQKAVSDGGEVRLVLNTHLHGDHVLGNAYFAERGALIMAHTSVRARLQSPAPNAVTGNTPEPLSGGFLPVIGIPGQSEIVLNGLTARIHYAPDAHTDGDLWVHFVEADIIHAGDLLFSGLFPFIDLDNGGDVEGMIAGMQAIADAAGADTVIIPGHGPLSTREDLVASIDMLTAARDAVAELAARGLTLQEVIAAAPLAPFHEDWNWRFITTERMTATLYRDATR; translated from the coding sequence ATGATCCAGCGCACCCTGTTTGCGGCCGCCGCCCTTTGCCTGGCGCCGGTCGCCGCCGCCCAGGACGGCCCGGCTGTGGACACCACTGATCTGGGGAACGGCATTTACATGCTGTCCACCGGCGTGGCGGGCAATGTGGCGGTCAGTGTCGGCGCGGACGGGGTCTGGATGATCGACACCCAGATGGCCCCCATCGCCCCGGCGCTAGACGCGGCCCAAAAAGCGGTCTCGGATGGCGGCGAGGTGCGCCTGGTGCTCAACACGCATCTGCACGGCGATCATGTGCTGGGTAATGCCTATTTTGCCGAACGCGGTGCGCTGATCATGGCCCACACCAGCGTACGCGCACGGCTTCAGTCGCCCGCGCCCAATGCCGTGACCGGCAACACGCCCGAGCCCCTGTCGGGCGGCTTCCTGCCCGTGATCGGCATTCCAGGCCAGAGCGAGATCGTCCTGAACGGACTCACGGCGCGCATACATTATGCCCCGGACGCCCATACCGACGGCGATCTGTGGGTGCATTTTGTCGAAGCCGACATCATCCATGCCGGCGACCTCCTGTTCTCAGGCCTGTTTCCCTTCATTGATCTGGACAATGGCGGTGATGTGGAGGGCATGATCGCCGGCATGCAGGCGATCGCGGACGCGGCAGGGGCTGACACCGTGATCATTCCCGGTCATGGCCCGCTGTCCACCCGTGAGGACCTGGTCGCCAGCATCGACATGCTGACGGCGGCGCGTGACGCAGTCGCCGAACTGGCCGCCCGGGGCCTGACCCTGCAAGAGGTGATTGCGGCCGCGCCGCTGGCACCCTTCCACGAAGACTGGAACTGGCGCTTCATCACCACAGAGCGCATGACCGCCACGCTGTACAGGGATGCCACGCGATGA
- the serA gene encoding phosphoglycerate dehydrogenase: MTQPAFDALLVENVHPDADSALTQYGPVAIRRLAGSPSPEVLRSEIARAQVLGIRSRTQVDPALLDAAPELLAVGCFCIGTNQVDLTAAAARGIPVFNAPFANTRSVAELTMASVIMLMRRVPEKMVAIERGEWLKSADGCNEVRKKKLGIIGYGNIGAQLSVIASALGMHVYFYDIEPKLAHGNARPVESLDALIAECDVVTVHVPSTARTRNLMNAERIRAMKPGAFLINQARGDLVDIDALAQALRSGHLAGAAVDVFPVEPKSKDERFESPLIGCPNVILTPHIGGSTLEAQAAIGMDAATKLARFLFEGATSQAVNFPEVDPGALQPGRVRILAPHLNRPGYLRKLNNMAEDAGANVAAQFLQTDGELGYAVADLEGDLPGDFLDRIRAIDGTIRARAIRAR, translated from the coding sequence ATGACCCAGCCCGCCTTTGACGCCCTTCTGGTCGAAAACGTCCATCCCGACGCCGACAGCGCGCTGACCCAGTACGGACCGGTCGCAATCCGCCGGCTGGCCGGCTCGCCTTCGCCCGAGGTGCTGCGCAGCGAGATTGCCCGCGCCCAGGTGCTGGGCATCCGCTCGCGCACCCAGGTCGATCCGGCATTGCTGGACGCTGCGCCGGAGCTGTTGGCGGTGGGGTGCTTCTGCATCGGCACCAACCAGGTGGATCTGACCGCCGCCGCGGCGCGCGGTATTCCGGTGTTCAACGCCCCCTTCGCCAACACGCGCTCAGTAGCGGAACTGACCATGGCCAGCGTCATCATGCTGATGCGCCGCGTTCCGGAGAAGATGGTCGCCATCGAGCGCGGCGAGTGGCTGAAAAGCGCCGATGGCTGCAACGAGGTGCGCAAGAAGAAGCTGGGCATTATCGGCTACGGCAATATCGGCGCCCAGCTCTCGGTGATCGCCTCGGCGCTGGGCATGCACGTGTATTTCTACGACATCGAGCCCAAGCTCGCCCATGGCAATGCCCGGCCCGTGGAGAGCCTGGACGCGCTGATCGCCGAATGCGACGTGGTCACGGTCCATGTGCCGTCCACAGCGCGCACCCGCAATCTGATGAACGCCGAACGCATCCGCGCGATGAAGCCCGGTGCCTTTCTGATCAACCAGGCGCGCGGCGATCTGGTGGATATCGATGCCCTTGCCCAGGCACTGCGTTCGGGCCATCTCGCCGGCGCGGCGGTGGACGTGTTCCCGGTGGAGCCCAAGAGCAAGGACGAGCGGTTCGAGAGCCCGCTGATCGGCTGCCCCAATGTCATCCTGACCCCGCATATCGGCGGCTCGACGCTGGAAGCCCAGGCCGCCATCGGCATGGATGCGGCGACCAAGCTCGCCCGTTTCCTGTTTGAAGGTGCCACGTCCCAGGCGGTGAACTTCCCCGAGGTCGATCCCGGTGCCCTGCAGCCAGGGCGCGTGCGCATCCTGGCACCGCACCTGAACCGGCCTGGATACTTGCGCAAGCTCAACAACATGGCCGAGGACGCCGGTGCCAACGTCGCCGCGCAGTTTCTGCAGACTGACGGTGAGCTTGGCTATGCGGTCGCCGATCTCGAAGGTGATCTGCCCGGCGATTTCCTCGACCGGATCCGCGCCATTGACGGCACCATCCGCGCCCGGGCGATCAGGGCGCGCTGA